A portion of the Betta splendens chromosome 2, fBetSpl5.4, whole genome shotgun sequence genome contains these proteins:
- the corin gene encoding atrial natriuretic peptide-converting enzyme isoform X3, with the protein MLSARRETSPRVTFSGAGAATSAMAGGACPHKLGSTNHLRLVLYILAPSAGLLLLVLALTGIFGSSLLDSSTAPSPEPMGNHGNSTNSDSFQPTNATVSQLNHSSDDVTRRGPRASAAAPTQDHTEHPDWLSSVTSLSTAWPISTTPAPETGSCQLIVEPQCHMLPYNQTWLSSSSAVVKSSEVDMLLRFFSYLNRLSCYRHIMLFGCSLALPECYAADGSHNRRVVLPCASFCEAARGGCEPVLQMFNATWPDFLRCSQFSNVSSPSPAPSPAAAPAAACYTPRQAKGKSSVCGGKDQFLCATGICVPQKLVCNGYNDCDDWSDERQCVCPEAEFQCGTGRCLSPALLCDGYDDCGDLSDELNCVCDPSAEHRCGDGRCVSRDWLCDGDHDCLDKSDELNCSCRSQGLLECHNGQCIPSAFRCDGEDDCKDGSDEEHCSRDQAQGVCAAGQPGCISTSCTPPCEGPHGGCHGRNSSTCTRCEPISLELCMNLPYNLTIFPNYLGHQSQRESSVSWESSLFPALVQTGCYQYLMFYACTLLVPKCDPLSLQRVPPCRSLCRSAKEKCESVLGIVGLQWPEDSDCGQFPEDGGNVSCLLPEPGVDECSPSHFKCRSGRCVLATKRCDGHLDCDDQSDEDNCGCSERALWECPGSSICIKASMICDGFPDCPLLADEANCSLCRDNELSCNNHECVHRTLWCDGRKHCSDSSDEWDCVSLSDGSDSVLTVLRTAAEYQVCADEWNHELSKLTCDQLGLGLPSTVTMVPDQPGIPGRRRWLHVHPDWGQRNGSALQARLEKRSHACHSRRRVSVLCTREDCGLRPALGVRSQRRRRILGGRVSRRGAWPWQCSLQSGQSGHVCGCVLIGRRWALTVAHCFEGRESAELWKVVLGLNNLDHPGTHSQTRGVRSIIVHPRYNRAVVDYDISVVELDSEIEETPTVRPVCLPQLGQLPSADSYCYITGWGHMGNRMPFKLQEGEVRIISLSQCQSYFDMKTITPRMLCAGYEAGTVDSCMGDSGGPLVCEEASGRWTLFGLTSWGSVCFSKVLGPGVYSNVTHFTPWIQQQIYIHTYLTD; encoded by the exons gTATTTTTGGGAGCAGCCTTTTGGACTCCAGCACTGCCCCTTCCCCTGAGCCCAtgggtaaccatggcaacagcacaaacTCCGACTCCTTCCAACCAACCAACGCCACGGTTTCGCAGCTCAACCACAGCAGCGATGACGTCACACGCCGCGGCCCGAgggcgtctgctgctgcacccACTCAGGACCACACGGAACATCCTGATTGGCTGAGCTCTGTGACGTCACTGAGCACGGCCTGGCCAATCAGCACCACGCCTGCACCTGAGACAG GCAGCTGTCAGCTGATTGTGGAGCCTCAGTGTCACATGCTGCCGTACAATCAAACATGGTTGTCGTCGTCCTCGGCCGTGGTGAAGAGCTCTGAGGTGGACATGCTGCTGAG GTTCTTCAGTTACCTCAACAGGCTCTCCTGCTACAGACACATCATGCTGTTCGGCTGCTCGCTGGCGCTGCCCGAGTGCTACGCAGCTGACGGATCACACAACAG GAGGGTCGTGCTGCCCTGCGCCTCGTTCTGCGAGGCTGCGAGAGGAGGCTGTGAGCCCGTCCTCCAGATGTTCAACGCCACCTGGCCTGACTTCCTGCGCTGCTCCCAGTTCAGCAACGTCAGCTCACCTTCGCCTGCACCgtccccagcagcagcaccagctgctgcctgtTACACACCGCGCCAGGCCAAGGGGAAAAGCT ctgtcTGCGGTGGAAAGGACCAATTCCTGTGTGCGACGGGGATTTGTGTCCCCCAGAAGCTGGTGTGTAACGGCTACAATGACTGTGATGACTGGAGCGATGAAAGACAGtgtg TCTGCCCAGAGGCAGAGTTTCAGTGTGGGACCGGCCGCTGCCTGtcgcctgctctgctctgcgaTGGTTACGACGACTGTGGAGACCTGAGCGATGAGCTGAACTGTG TGTGTGATCCGTCTGCTGAGCATCGCTGTGGCGACGGGCGCTGCGTGTCCAGAGACTGGCTGTGTGACGGAGACCACGACTGTCTGGACAAGAGCGACGAGCTCAACTGCT cctgtagGAGTCAGGGTCTGCTGGAGTGTCACAACGGTCAGTGCATCCCCTCCGCCTTCCGCTGCGACGGGGAGGACGACTGCAAGGACGGCAGCGACGAGGAGCACTGCAGCCGAGACCAGG cccagggtgtgtgtgctgctggtcAGCCTGGCTGTATTTCCACTTCCTGTACGCCACCATGTGAAGGACCCCACGGCGGCTGCCACGGCCGgaacagcagcacctgca CTCGCTGTGAGCCCATtagtctggagctgtgcatgaaCCTGCCCTACAACCTGACCATCTTCCCCAACTACCTGGGCCACCAGTCCCAGAGGGAGAGCTCTGTGTCCTGGGAGTCGTCCCTGTTCCCCGCTCTGGTCCAGACCGGCTGCTACCAGTACCTCATGTTCTATGCCTGCACGCTGCTGGTACCGAAGTGTGACCCGCTCAGCCTGCAGAGGGTCCCGCCCTGCAGGTCGCTGTGCCGTAGTGCCAAGGAGAagtgtgagtctgtgctggGCATCGTGGGCCTGCAGTGGCCTGAGGACTCTGACTGCGGTCAGTTCCCAGAGGACGGAGGCAACGTCAGCTGCCTACTGCCGGAGCCCGGAGTCGATG agtGTTCCCCCAGCCACTTCAAGTGTCGTTCAGGACGATGCGTCCTGGCAACCAAACGCTGCGATGGACACCTGGACTGTGACGACCAAAGTGACGAGGACAACTGTG GCTGTTCTGAGCGTGCTCTGTGGGAGTGTCccggcagcagcatctgcattaAAGCCAGTATGATCTGTGATGGGTTCCCagactgccccctgctggcggaCGAGGCCAACTGCT CTTTGTGCAGGGACAACGAGCTGTCATGTAACAACCATGAGTGCGTCCATCGGACACTGTGGTGTGACGGGAGGAAGCACTGCTCCGACAGCTCCGATGAGTGGGACTGTG TGTCTCTGTCTGACGGGTCGGATTCCGTCCTGACGGTGCTCCGGACAGCCGCCGAGTACCAGGTGTGTGCGGACGAGTGGAACCACGAGCTGAGCAAACTGACCTGCGACCAGCTGGGACTAGG GCTTCCCTCCACCGTCACCATGGTACCCGACCAGCCCGGCAtcccgggccggcgccgctggCTGCACGTCCATCCCGACTGGGGCCAGAGGAACGGTTCTGCTCTGCAGGCCCGGCTTGAGAAGAGGAG TCATGCCTGTCATTCCCGCAGGAGAGTGTCGGTGCTGTGCACCAGAGAAG ACTGTGGCCTCCGTCCGGCCCTAGGCGTCCGCtctcagaggagaaggaggatccTGGGTGGGCGTGTCTCTCGTCGGGGGGCGTGGCCGTGGCAGTGCTCGCTGCAGAGTGGTCAGAGCGGGCACGTGTGTGGCTGCGTGCTCATCGGCCGCAGGTGGGCTCTGACCGTCGCCCACTGCTTCGAGGG GAGGGAGAGCGCCGAGCTGTGGAAGGTGGTGTTGGGTCTCAACAACCTGGACCACCCTGGAACCCACAGTCAGACCCGCGGGGTGCGCTCCATCATCGTGCACCCGCGCTACAACCGGGCAGTGGTGGACTACGACATCAGCGTGGTGGAGCTGGACTCCGAG ATCGAGGAAACGCCGACGGTGCGGCCGGTGTGTCTGCCTCAGCTCGGCCAGCTGCCCTCCGCCGACTCCTACTGTTACATCACAggctggggccacatgggcaaCAGGA tgcCTTTCAAGCTGCAGGAGGGGGAGGTTCGCATCATCTCCCTTTCTCAGTGTCAGTCCTACTTCGATATGAAGACCATCACTCCCAGGATGCTTTGTGCTGGTTACGAAGCCGGAACTGTGGACTCCTGCATG ggtgaCAGCGGGGGGCCGTTGGTGTGTGAGGAGGCCAGTGGGCGCTGGACCCTTTTCGGCTTGACGTCGTGGGGGAGCGTCTGCTTCAGCAAAGTCCTGGGACCTGGAGTTTACAGCAACGTGACGCACTTCACGCCCTGGATCCAGCAACAGATTTACATCCACACGTACCTGACTGACtaa
- the corin gene encoding atrial natriuretic peptide-converting enzyme isoform X2 — protein sequence MLSARRETSPRVTFSGAGAATSAMAGGACPHKLGSTNHLRLVLYILAPSAGLLLLVLALTGIFGSSLLDSSTAPSPEPMGNHGNSTNSDSFQPTNATVSQLNHSSDDVTRRGPRASAAAPTQDHTEHPDWLSSVTSLSTAWPISTTPAPETGSCQLIVEPQCHMLPYNQTWLSSSSAVVKSSEVDMLLRFFSYLNRLSCYRHIMLFGCSLALPECYAADGSHNRRVVLPCASFCEAARGGCEPVLQMFNATWPDFLRCSQFSNVSSPSPAPSPAAAPAAACYTPRQAKGKSSVCGGKDQFLCATGICVPQKLVCNGYNDCDDWSDERQCVCPEAEFQCGTGRCLSPALLCDGYDDCGDLSDELNLCDPSAEHRCGDGRCVSRDWLCDGDHDCLDKSDELNCSCRSQGLLECHNGQCIPSAFRCDGEDDCKDGSDEEHCSRDQAQGVCAAGQPGCISTSCTPPCEGPHGGCHGRNSSTCTRCEPISLELCMNLPYNLTIFPNYLGHQSQRESSVSWESSLFPALVQTGCYQYLMFYACTLLVPKCDPLSLQRVPPCRSLCRSAKEKCESVLGIVGLQWPEDSDCGQFPEDGGNVSCLLPEPGVDECSPSHFKCRSGRCVLATKRCDGHLDCDDQSDEDNCGCSERALWECPGSSICIKASMICDGFPDCPLLADEANCSLCRDNELSCNNHECVHRTLWCDGRKHCSDSSDEWDCVSLSDGSDSVLTVLRTAAEYQVCADEWNHELSKLTCDQLGLGLPSTVTMVPDQPGIPGRRRWLHVHPDWGQRNGSALQARLEKRSHACHSRRRVSVLCTREDGSRVSDCGLRPALGVRSQRRRRILGGRVSRRGAWPWQCSLQSGQSGHVCGCVLIGRRWALTVAHCFEGRESAELWKVVLGLNNLDHPGTHSQTRGVRSIIVHPRYNRAVVDYDISVVELDSEIEETPTVRPVCLPQLGQLPSADSYCYITGWGHMGNRMPFKLQEGEVRIISLSQCQSYFDMKTITPRMLCAGYEAGTVDSCMGDSGGPLVCEEASGRWTLFGLTSWGSVCFSKVLGPGVYSNVTHFTPWIQQQIYIHTYLTD from the exons gTATTTTTGGGAGCAGCCTTTTGGACTCCAGCACTGCCCCTTCCCCTGAGCCCAtgggtaaccatggcaacagcacaaacTCCGACTCCTTCCAACCAACCAACGCCACGGTTTCGCAGCTCAACCACAGCAGCGATGACGTCACACGCCGCGGCCCGAgggcgtctgctgctgcacccACTCAGGACCACACGGAACATCCTGATTGGCTGAGCTCTGTGACGTCACTGAGCACGGCCTGGCCAATCAGCACCACGCCTGCACCTGAGACAG GCAGCTGTCAGCTGATTGTGGAGCCTCAGTGTCACATGCTGCCGTACAATCAAACATGGTTGTCGTCGTCCTCGGCCGTGGTGAAGAGCTCTGAGGTGGACATGCTGCTGAG GTTCTTCAGTTACCTCAACAGGCTCTCCTGCTACAGACACATCATGCTGTTCGGCTGCTCGCTGGCGCTGCCCGAGTGCTACGCAGCTGACGGATCACACAACAG GAGGGTCGTGCTGCCCTGCGCCTCGTTCTGCGAGGCTGCGAGAGGAGGCTGTGAGCCCGTCCTCCAGATGTTCAACGCCACCTGGCCTGACTTCCTGCGCTGCTCCCAGTTCAGCAACGTCAGCTCACCTTCGCCTGCACCgtccccagcagcagcaccagctgctgcctgtTACACACCGCGCCAGGCCAAGGGGAAAAGCT ctgtcTGCGGTGGAAAGGACCAATTCCTGTGTGCGACGGGGATTTGTGTCCCCCAGAAGCTGGTGTGTAACGGCTACAATGACTGTGATGACTGGAGCGATGAAAGACAGtgtg TCTGCCCAGAGGCAGAGTTTCAGTGTGGGACCGGCCGCTGCCTGtcgcctgctctgctctgcgaTGGTTACGACGACTGTGGAGACCTGAGCGATGAGCTGAACT TGTGTGATCCGTCTGCTGAGCATCGCTGTGGCGACGGGCGCTGCGTGTCCAGAGACTGGCTGTGTGACGGAGACCACGACTGTCTGGACAAGAGCGACGAGCTCAACTGCT cctgtagGAGTCAGGGTCTGCTGGAGTGTCACAACGGTCAGTGCATCCCCTCCGCCTTCCGCTGCGACGGGGAGGACGACTGCAAGGACGGCAGCGACGAGGAGCACTGCAGCCGAGACCAGG cccagggtgtgtgtgctgctggtcAGCCTGGCTGTATTTCCACTTCCTGTACGCCACCATGTGAAGGACCCCACGGCGGCTGCCACGGCCGgaacagcagcacctgca CTCGCTGTGAGCCCATtagtctggagctgtgcatgaaCCTGCCCTACAACCTGACCATCTTCCCCAACTACCTGGGCCACCAGTCCCAGAGGGAGAGCTCTGTGTCCTGGGAGTCGTCCCTGTTCCCCGCTCTGGTCCAGACCGGCTGCTACCAGTACCTCATGTTCTATGCCTGCACGCTGCTGGTACCGAAGTGTGACCCGCTCAGCCTGCAGAGGGTCCCGCCCTGCAGGTCGCTGTGCCGTAGTGCCAAGGAGAagtgtgagtctgtgctggGCATCGTGGGCCTGCAGTGGCCTGAGGACTCTGACTGCGGTCAGTTCCCAGAGGACGGAGGCAACGTCAGCTGCCTACTGCCGGAGCCCGGAGTCGATG agtGTTCCCCCAGCCACTTCAAGTGTCGTTCAGGACGATGCGTCCTGGCAACCAAACGCTGCGATGGACACCTGGACTGTGACGACCAAAGTGACGAGGACAACTGTG GCTGTTCTGAGCGTGCTCTGTGGGAGTGTCccggcagcagcatctgcattaAAGCCAGTATGATCTGTGATGGGTTCCCagactgccccctgctggcggaCGAGGCCAACTGCT CTTTGTGCAGGGACAACGAGCTGTCATGTAACAACCATGAGTGCGTCCATCGGACACTGTGGTGTGACGGGAGGAAGCACTGCTCCGACAGCTCCGATGAGTGGGACTGTG TGTCTCTGTCTGACGGGTCGGATTCCGTCCTGACGGTGCTCCGGACAGCCGCCGAGTACCAGGTGTGTGCGGACGAGTGGAACCACGAGCTGAGCAAACTGACCTGCGACCAGCTGGGACTAGG GCTTCCCTCCACCGTCACCATGGTACCCGACCAGCCCGGCAtcccgggccggcgccgctggCTGCACGTCCATCCCGACTGGGGCCAGAGGAACGGTTCTGCTCTGCAGGCCCGGCTTGAGAAGAGGAG TCATGCCTGTCATTCCCGCAGGAGAGTGTCGGTGCTGTGCACCAGAGAAG ACGGGTCTCGTGTTTCAGACTGTGGCCTCCGTCCGGCCCTAGGCGTCCGCtctcagaggagaaggaggatccTGGGTGGGCGTGTCTCTCGTCGGGGGGCGTGGCCGTGGCAGTGCTCGCTGCAGAGTGGTCAGAGCGGGCACGTGTGTGGCTGCGTGCTCATCGGCCGCAGGTGGGCTCTGACCGTCGCCCACTGCTTCGAGGG GAGGGAGAGCGCCGAGCTGTGGAAGGTGGTGTTGGGTCTCAACAACCTGGACCACCCTGGAACCCACAGTCAGACCCGCGGGGTGCGCTCCATCATCGTGCACCCGCGCTACAACCGGGCAGTGGTGGACTACGACATCAGCGTGGTGGAGCTGGACTCCGAG ATCGAGGAAACGCCGACGGTGCGGCCGGTGTGTCTGCCTCAGCTCGGCCAGCTGCCCTCCGCCGACTCCTACTGTTACATCACAggctggggccacatgggcaaCAGGA tgcCTTTCAAGCTGCAGGAGGGGGAGGTTCGCATCATCTCCCTTTCTCAGTGTCAGTCCTACTTCGATATGAAGACCATCACTCCCAGGATGCTTTGTGCTGGTTACGAAGCCGGAACTGTGGACTCCTGCATG ggtgaCAGCGGGGGGCCGTTGGTGTGTGAGGAGGCCAGTGGGCGCTGGACCCTTTTCGGCTTGACGTCGTGGGGGAGCGTCTGCTTCAGCAAAGTCCTGGGACCTGGAGTTTACAGCAACGTGACGCACTTCACGCCCTGGATCCAGCAACAGATTTACATCCACACGTACCTGACTGACtaa
- the corin gene encoding atrial natriuretic peptide-converting enzyme isoform X4 — MAGGACPHKLGSTNHLRLVLYILAPSAGLLLLVLALTGIFGSSLLDSSTAPSPEPMGNHGNSTNSDSFQPTNATVSQLNHSSDDVTRRGPRASAAAPTQDHTEHPDWLSSVTSLSTAWPISTTPAPETGSCQLIVEPQCHMLPYNQTWLSSSSAVVKSSEVDMLLRFFSYLNRLSCYRHIMLFGCSLALPECYAADGSHNRRVVLPCASFCEAARGGCEPVLQMFNATWPDFLRCSQFSNVSSPSPAPSPAAAPAAACYTPRQAKGKSSVCGGKDQFLCATGICVPQKLVCNGYNDCDDWSDERQCVCPEAEFQCGTGRCLSPALLCDGYDDCGDLSDELNCVCDPSAEHRCGDGRCVSRDWLCDGDHDCLDKSDELNCSCRSQGLLECHNGQCIPSAFRCDGEDDCKDGSDEEHCSRDQAQGVCAAGQPGCISTSCTPPCEGPHGGCHGRNSSTCTRCEPISLELCMNLPYNLTIFPNYLGHQSQRESSVSWESSLFPALVQTGCYQYLMFYACTLLVPKCDPLSLQRVPPCRSLCRSAKEKCESVLGIVGLQWPEDSDCGQFPEDGGNVSCLLPEPGVDECSPSHFKCRSGRCVLATKRCDGHLDCDDQSDEDNCGCSERALWECPGSSICIKASMICDGFPDCPLLADEANCSLCRDNELSCNNHECVHRTLWCDGRKHCSDSSDEWDCVSLSDGSDSVLTVLRTAAEYQVCADEWNHELSKLTCDQLGLGLPSTVTMVPDQPGIPGRRRWLHVHPDWGQRNGSALQARLEKRSHACHSRRRVSVLCTREDGSRVSDCGLRPALGVRSQRRRRILGGRVSRRGAWPWQCSLQSGQSGHVCGCVLIGRRWALTVAHCFEGRESAELWKVVLGLNNLDHPGTHSQTRGVRSIIVHPRYNRAVVDYDISVVELDSEIEETPTVRPVCLPQLGQLPSADSYCYITGWGHMGNRMPFKLQEGEVRIISLSQCQSYFDMKTITPRMLCAGYEAGTVDSCMGDSGGPLVCEEASGRWTLFGLTSWGSVCFSKVLGPGVYSNVTHFTPWIQQQIYIHTYLTD; from the exons gTATTTTTGGGAGCAGCCTTTTGGACTCCAGCACTGCCCCTTCCCCTGAGCCCAtgggtaaccatggcaacagcacaaacTCCGACTCCTTCCAACCAACCAACGCCACGGTTTCGCAGCTCAACCACAGCAGCGATGACGTCACACGCCGCGGCCCGAgggcgtctgctgctgcacccACTCAGGACCACACGGAACATCCTGATTGGCTGAGCTCTGTGACGTCACTGAGCACGGCCTGGCCAATCAGCACCACGCCTGCACCTGAGACAG GCAGCTGTCAGCTGATTGTGGAGCCTCAGTGTCACATGCTGCCGTACAATCAAACATGGTTGTCGTCGTCCTCGGCCGTGGTGAAGAGCTCTGAGGTGGACATGCTGCTGAG GTTCTTCAGTTACCTCAACAGGCTCTCCTGCTACAGACACATCATGCTGTTCGGCTGCTCGCTGGCGCTGCCCGAGTGCTACGCAGCTGACGGATCACACAACAG GAGGGTCGTGCTGCCCTGCGCCTCGTTCTGCGAGGCTGCGAGAGGAGGCTGTGAGCCCGTCCTCCAGATGTTCAACGCCACCTGGCCTGACTTCCTGCGCTGCTCCCAGTTCAGCAACGTCAGCTCACCTTCGCCTGCACCgtccccagcagcagcaccagctgctgcctgtTACACACCGCGCCAGGCCAAGGGGAAAAGCT ctgtcTGCGGTGGAAAGGACCAATTCCTGTGTGCGACGGGGATTTGTGTCCCCCAGAAGCTGGTGTGTAACGGCTACAATGACTGTGATGACTGGAGCGATGAAAGACAGtgtg TCTGCCCAGAGGCAGAGTTTCAGTGTGGGACCGGCCGCTGCCTGtcgcctgctctgctctgcgaTGGTTACGACGACTGTGGAGACCTGAGCGATGAGCTGAACTGTG TGTGTGATCCGTCTGCTGAGCATCGCTGTGGCGACGGGCGCTGCGTGTCCAGAGACTGGCTGTGTGACGGAGACCACGACTGTCTGGACAAGAGCGACGAGCTCAACTGCT cctgtagGAGTCAGGGTCTGCTGGAGTGTCACAACGGTCAGTGCATCCCCTCCGCCTTCCGCTGCGACGGGGAGGACGACTGCAAGGACGGCAGCGACGAGGAGCACTGCAGCCGAGACCAGG cccagggtgtgtgtgctgctggtcAGCCTGGCTGTATTTCCACTTCCTGTACGCCACCATGTGAAGGACCCCACGGCGGCTGCCACGGCCGgaacagcagcacctgca CTCGCTGTGAGCCCATtagtctggagctgtgcatgaaCCTGCCCTACAACCTGACCATCTTCCCCAACTACCTGGGCCACCAGTCCCAGAGGGAGAGCTCTGTGTCCTGGGAGTCGTCCCTGTTCCCCGCTCTGGTCCAGACCGGCTGCTACCAGTACCTCATGTTCTATGCCTGCACGCTGCTGGTACCGAAGTGTGACCCGCTCAGCCTGCAGAGGGTCCCGCCCTGCAGGTCGCTGTGCCGTAGTGCCAAGGAGAagtgtgagtctgtgctggGCATCGTGGGCCTGCAGTGGCCTGAGGACTCTGACTGCGGTCAGTTCCCAGAGGACGGAGGCAACGTCAGCTGCCTACTGCCGGAGCCCGGAGTCGATG agtGTTCCCCCAGCCACTTCAAGTGTCGTTCAGGACGATGCGTCCTGGCAACCAAACGCTGCGATGGACACCTGGACTGTGACGACCAAAGTGACGAGGACAACTGTG GCTGTTCTGAGCGTGCTCTGTGGGAGTGTCccggcagcagcatctgcattaAAGCCAGTATGATCTGTGATGGGTTCCCagactgccccctgctggcggaCGAGGCCAACTGCT CTTTGTGCAGGGACAACGAGCTGTCATGTAACAACCATGAGTGCGTCCATCGGACACTGTGGTGTGACGGGAGGAAGCACTGCTCCGACAGCTCCGATGAGTGGGACTGTG TGTCTCTGTCTGACGGGTCGGATTCCGTCCTGACGGTGCTCCGGACAGCCGCCGAGTACCAGGTGTGTGCGGACGAGTGGAACCACGAGCTGAGCAAACTGACCTGCGACCAGCTGGGACTAGG GCTTCCCTCCACCGTCACCATGGTACCCGACCAGCCCGGCAtcccgggccggcgccgctggCTGCACGTCCATCCCGACTGGGGCCAGAGGAACGGTTCTGCTCTGCAGGCCCGGCTTGAGAAGAGGAG TCATGCCTGTCATTCCCGCAGGAGAGTGTCGGTGCTGTGCACCAGAGAAG ACGGGTCTCGTGTTTCAGACTGTGGCCTCCGTCCGGCCCTAGGCGTCCGCtctcagaggagaaggaggatccTGGGTGGGCGTGTCTCTCGTCGGGGGGCGTGGCCGTGGCAGTGCTCGCTGCAGAGTGGTCAGAGCGGGCACGTGTGTGGCTGCGTGCTCATCGGCCGCAGGTGGGCTCTGACCGTCGCCCACTGCTTCGAGGG GAGGGAGAGCGCCGAGCTGTGGAAGGTGGTGTTGGGTCTCAACAACCTGGACCACCCTGGAACCCACAGTCAGACCCGCGGGGTGCGCTCCATCATCGTGCACCCGCGCTACAACCGGGCAGTGGTGGACTACGACATCAGCGTGGTGGAGCTGGACTCCGAG ATCGAGGAAACGCCGACGGTGCGGCCGGTGTGTCTGCCTCAGCTCGGCCAGCTGCCCTCCGCCGACTCCTACTGTTACATCACAggctggggccacatgggcaaCAGGA tgcCTTTCAAGCTGCAGGAGGGGGAGGTTCGCATCATCTCCCTTTCTCAGTGTCAGTCCTACTTCGATATGAAGACCATCACTCCCAGGATGCTTTGTGCTGGTTACGAAGCCGGAACTGTGGACTCCTGCATG ggtgaCAGCGGGGGGCCGTTGGTGTGTGAGGAGGCCAGTGGGCGCTGGACCCTTTTCGGCTTGACGTCGTGGGGGAGCGTCTGCTTCAGCAAAGTCCTGGGACCTGGAGTTTACAGCAACGTGACGCACTTCACGCCCTGGATCCAGCAACAGATTTACATCCACACGTACCTGACTGACtaa